The Spirochaetales bacterium genomic interval CGGAAGGGGGCGGTCTCTTCGTTTATCCGCTTTATTTCCGCATTCTGTTCCCGAAGGCGTTCGATCGAAAGCCCGCCCGCGTAATAGGCGCTTCGGGAATGATCCGTAAGGCAGAGATACGAAAACCCGCGGTGTTTGCATGCTTCGGCGAGTTCCCTGATGGTGTACCTGCCGTCGGAATAGTTCGAATGGACATGGATCATCCCCCTGATATCGGTCTTTTCGATAAGGCGGGGAAGTGCGCCCTTTTCAGCCGCCCCGATTTCACCCGCTGCCTCCCTCAATTCGGGGGCGATCCACGGAAGACCGAGCAGCCGGTAGACGTCTTCTTCCTTTTCCGCGGCAAGGCGTTCATCGCCCCGGTAAACCCCGTACTCGTTCAGTTTCAGGCCGGCATCCTTTGCCCTGCCCCTCAGCATCGTGTTGTGTTCTTTCGAACCGGTGAAGTACTGGAGCGCGGCGGCTGAGGATTCCTCCGGGACGATTCTGAAATCCACCTGGAGGCCGTGACGCCGGATCGATACTTTTGTCGGCCCCGAAGCGATAATCCCGTCTGAGTCCGCAAGTCCGATAAGCGACGGGGCGATCTTTTCCGGCGGCGTACCGGTTTTGGGGACGACGAGAATATCGGCGTCCTTCACGTATTTTTTCCCGCGCCTGAGGCTGCCCGCGACCGTGACCGATTTAAAAAAACCCGAGGCTTCGAGTATCTTTTTTATCTCTTCCGCGACCGCCGCCGCTTCGTGGAGGAGAAAACTTCCACGGTTCGTCTTTCTGAACTCGATCGCCTTGAGGATCTTTTCCTGGCTTTTTTCACCGAACCCATCGAGTGAGAGAAGGCGGTTTTCCCTGCACGCGTACTCGAGTTCGCCCAGGCCGGTGATCCCGAGTGTCTTCCAGACCGCCCGCACCTTTTTGGGCCCCATTCCCTGGAGGGTAAGAAGTTCCGTGACGCCTTCCGGGATCGACGCCTTGAGAGCTTCGAGGTCGGACGACATGCCGTCAGCGAGAATCTCCATGATGATTTTCCGGATCGAGGCCCCGGCACCCTTGATCGCGGGGAGATTGCCGCCCCGGGCGCAGCGTTCGAGCGGTTCCGGGTAGGTTTCGACCGACCGGGCCGCGGCCAGAAAGGCCCGTGTCTTGAAGGGGTTTTCGCCCATGAGTTCCATGTAGGTACCGATGTCGCGGAGGATATCCGCGATGTCCCGATTGTCCATACCAGCCCGTAGTATCGCATATTTATATAAAAATGAAAATATTAAAGCGCGGCACTTGACATTTTTTTTCATTTCTGGTTATATTTACCCGTTCAATAACAATCCCCTGTAGCTCAGCTGGTAGAGCGGGTGGCTGTTAACCACTAGGTCGGCAGTTCGAGTCTGTCCGGGGGAGCGAGAAAAATCCCGGCAAAAAGCCGGGATTTTTTTTGCTCTTCCGGTCAGGTGAGAAGTGGCGAAGAAATATTTCGAGTGAAGCGATGAAATATTTCAGGCACAAGACTGCGAAGCAGTCTTGTGCGGGCAGTCTCGAGTCTGTCCGGGGGAGTAAGTTGGCATTCTGCGAACCCTCGTAGAGTGCCTTTTTTTTTGCCTTTTCATATTTAGATTTGAACTCTAATATCTCGTTCTTCAATAGGAACTTATACGGCTCTTTCCAAAGAATCTGGGCGACATCATTATCTATAATCACCCCATCAGCCATTATCCCCAGAAGTTTTGTCTTTTTATTATAGGATTCTGCGAGGAACTTTATCGGATTGTCCCGAAGTTCATCTACCAAATCCATTACTTCAAGAATAATTTTACTATAATCTGAATTGAGCAATTTCTGTCGTTCTAATAAGAGTCCTGCTTCTCTGTCATACTCATCCATTTTCCGTTTTACAGAGTCCCTATCTATTTCTCCTCCCATAAACAGGTCAATGAGTTTATCCTTTTTCTCGTCTATATGAAGTATGCTTTTGGCTATGTCTTTTTTGCCTTTTTTATTATTTTCTGCTCTCTGTTCCAGGATTTCTTTTGCTACAGTTTTGACCCTATCAGCAAAATCGGGCGAATACCTCATTTCTCGGACAGCAGAATCCAGCATCTCAAAAATCTTCTTTTCAGGTATATAAACCTGTCGTGGGGAATTAGGACAAGTGTGTTTGTAATAAATATAGGTTCCTTTTTTCAGGTCTCCTGTCATCATCAAACCGCAGGAACATTTTAAGTATTTCGCAAGCAGAAATGTAGGTTCGTTTTCAGTGCGACCAACATAACTGCTTTCCAACCTTTTCATCCTCTCTTCAAATCTATGCTTTGAAAAATATGGTTGATGATTTCCTTTATAGGCTTCGCCCTGATAAAGAAATTCCACTGCATAAAAACATTTAGTAAGTAGAGAATACATATTACCCTTTGTCCATTTCTTTCCCGTTCGGTTGGTAATCCCTGCTTTATTGATAAACCTTACAAACTGTTTCAGGGAATAATCGCCGGTATCAAAGCTATCAAAAATATATCGTAAATCTTTTTCTACAGCAGGGTCAATCTCGTGTTGCTTTTTTTCTTTGTTGTAACAGTATCCAAATAATGCCCTACCAGGGGCAACACCTTTAAGGGCTTTGTATTTGTTTGCCATTCTAACATCGTAGGAAATTTTATCCGACCAGTGTTTGTTGATTGTCGTTTCAATACCCAAATACATTCTGTCAGTGTGTGTTGAGTCTTTTGAAAATATCCTTCGGTCCTGAAAAAAATGTATGCAAAAATCCTGATTATCTACCAACTTTTCTATTCTATTCAAATCTGGAAAATTGCGGGACATTCTATCACTGGATTTGAAGATAATGTTTTTAATACCAAAGTAAAGAGCCAAATCCAACATCTGGTTAAATACCTTGCGACCTTCATTTTTAGCACTTTCAACCACATTAAATATCTGGGTAAGGTGCAGATGATTACGGGTGGCATAACTA includes:
- the polX gene encoding DNA polymerase/3'-5' exonuclease PolX: MDNRDIADILRDIGTYMELMGENPFKTRAFLAAARSVETYPEPLERCARGGNLPAIKGAGASIRKIIMEILADGMSSDLEALKASIPEGVTELLTLQGMGPKKVRAVWKTLGITGLGELEYACRENRLLSLDGFGEKSQEKILKAIEFRKTNRGSFLLHEAAAVAEEIKKILEASGFFKSVTVAGSLRRGKKYVKDADILVVPKTGTPPEKIAPSLIGLADSDGIIASGPTKVSIRRHGLQVDFRIVPEESSAAALQYFTGSKEHNTMLRGRAKDAGLKLNEYGVYRGDERLAAEKEEDVYRLLGLPWIAPELREAAGEIGAAEKGALPRLIEKTDIRGMIHVHSNYSDGRYTIRELAEACKHRGFSYLCLTDHSRSAYYAGGLSIERLREQNAEIKRINEETAPFRVFSGIESDILSDGSLDYPDEVLASLDFTIGSIHSKLTMKKEEATERLVRAIANPWLTILGHISGRLLLSRDGYPYDEERILDALASSGAVLEHNCNPHRLDPDWEFLKRAKERGILICLSPDTHDIDGFDDIAFGLTMARKAWCEKADVLNTLTGDEIDGYFKRRKKQKGA
- a CDS encoding recombinase family protein; this translates as MYLGIETTINKHWSDKISYDVRMANKYKALKGVAPGRALFGYCYNKEKKQHEIDPAVEKDLRYIFDSFDTGDYSLKQFVRFINKAGITNRTGKKWTKGNMYSLLTKCFYAVEFLYQGEAYKGNHQPYFSKHRFEERMKRLESSYVGRTENEPTFLLAKYLKCSCGLMMTGDLKKGTYIYYKHTCPNSPRQVYIPEKKIFEMLDSAVREMRYSPDFADRVKTVAKEILEQRAENNKKGKKDIAKSILHIDEKKDKLIDLFMGGEIDRDSVKRKMDEYDREAGLLLERQKLLNSDYSKIILEVMDLVDELRDNPIKFLAESYNKKTKLLGIMADGVIIDNDVAQILWKEPYKFLLKNEILEFKSKYEKAKKKALYEGSQNANLLPRTDSRLPAQDCFAVLCLKYFIASLEIFLRHFSPDRKSKKNPGFLPGFFSLPRTDSNCRPSG